From a region of the Arachis ipaensis cultivar K30076 chromosome B09, Araip1.1, whole genome shotgun sequence genome:
- the LOC107618772 gene encoding homeobox-leucine zipper protein ANTHOCYANINLESS 2 isoform X1: MGFEGSISTNSGNSNRAVLNDISQPIPSSLQNPSSFSFSAQRKMEGHSDMGLIGENFDTSLIGRLRDDEYESRSGSDNFEGASGDDQDAGDDQPRRKKRYHRHTPHQIQELETFFKECPHPDEKQRLDLSKRLGLENKQVKFWFQNRRTQMKTQLERHENIMLRQENEKLRAENSLMKEAMSNPVCNNCGGPAIPGQISFEEHQIRIENARLRDELNRICALANKFLGKPISSLTNPMALPTSNSGLELGIGRNGIGVSSPFGAPLQMGLDLGDGVLGTQPAISGMKSPLGLMGNDVQLERSMVVDVALAAMDELIKMAQADSPLWIKGFDGEREVLNHEEYARMFNPCIGPKPAGYVTEATRETGIVIINSLALVETLMDANRWLEMFPSMIARAVTLDVISNGMGGTRNGALQLMHSEIQLLSPLVPIRQVRFLRFCKQHAEGVWAVVDVSVEIGRDAANAQPFMSCRRLPSGCVVHDMPNGYSKVTWVEHWQYDDSVVHQLYRPLINSGFGFGAHRWIATLQRQCECLAILMSSSISSDDHTALSQAGRRSMLKLAQRMTSNFCSGVCASSARKWDSLHIGTLDDDMRVMTRKNVDDPGEPPGIVLSAATSVWVPVSRQRLFEFLRDERLRSEWDILSNGGPMQEMVHIAKGQGHGNCVSLLRANGVNANDSSMVILQETWTDASCSVVVYAPVDVPSLNVVMSGGDSAYVALLPSGFAILPDGHSSSGSKGGSSDDGGGSLLTVGFQILVNSLPTAKLTVESVDTVNNLISCTIHKIKAALTLS, translated from the exons ATGGGGTTTGAGGGTTCGATTAGCACCAACAGTGGGAACAGTAACAGAGCTGTGTTGAATGATATTTCCCAACCTATTCCCAGTTCATTGCAAAATCCATCTTCCTTCTCTTTCTCAGCT CAGAGAAAAATGGAGGGTCATAGTGATATGGGTCTCATAGGGGAAAATTTTGACACCAGTTTGATTGGGAGGTTGAGAGATGATGAGTATGAGAGCAGGTCGGGAAGCGATAATTTTGAAGGCGCTTCCGGTGATGATCAGGATGCCGGTGATGACCAGCCACGGAGGAAGAAGAGATACCATAGACATACTCCTCACCAAATTCAAGAGCTTGAGAC TTTCTTCAAAGAGTGTCCTCATCCTGATGAGAAACAAAGGTTGGATCTTAGTAAGAGGCTTGGCTTGGAGAATAAGCAAGTCAAATTCTGGTTTCAGAATAGGAGAACCCAAATGAAG ACCCAATTGGAACGGCATGAGAACATAATGCTTAGACAGGAGAATGAGAAGCTCAGAGCTGAGAATAGTTTGATGAAGGAAGCCATGTCAAACCCAGTGTGTAACAACTGTGGTGGCCCAGCCATTCCTGGCCAAATTTCATTCGAGGAGCACCAGATTCGAATTGAAAATGCTCGACTGAGGGATGAATTGAACCGCATATGTGCCTTGGCAAACAAGTTCCTTGGCAAGCCAATCTCATCACTGACCAATCCCATGGCTCTCCCAACCTCAAATTCTGGTCTAGAACTCGGTATTGGAAGGAATGGGATTGGTGTTTCGAGCCCCTTTGGAGCTCCCTTGCAGATGGGACTTGATTTAGGAGATGGAGTATTAGGCACTCAACCAGCAATATCTGGAATGAAGTCACCATTGGGATTGATGGGAAATGATGTTCAGCTTGAGAGATCTATGGTTGTAGATGTTGCACTGGCTGCCATGGATGAATTGATTAAGATGGCTCAGGCAGATAGCCCTCTTTGGATTAAGGGCTTTGATGGTGAGAGGGAGGTACTGAATCATGAAGAGTATGCAAGGATGTTCAATCCTTGTATTGGTCCCAAACCTGCTGGTTATGTAACTGAAGCTACAAGAGAAACTGGGATAGTAATCATCAACAGTTTGGCCCTTGTGGAAACTTTGATGGATGCG AATCGATGGTTAGAGATGTTTCCATCAATGATTGCTAGAGCTGTCACCCTTGATGTTATATCTAATGGCATGGGTGGAACCAGAAATGGTGCTTTGCAACTG ATGCATTCGGAGATTCAATTACTTTCACCACTAGTCCCTATTCGTCAAGTGAGGTTCCTCCGGTTCTGTAAGCAGCATGCGGAAGGTGTTTGGGCTGTAGTCGACGTTTCTGTTGAGATTGGTCGCGATGCTGCGAATGCACAGCCATTCATGAGCTGTCGGAGGCTTCCTTCTGGCTGCGTTGTGCACGATATGCCCAATGGTTACTCCAAG GTTACTTGGGTTGAACATTGGCAGTACGATGATAGTGTGGTGCACCAACTGTATCGGCCATTGATCAATTCTGGCTTTGGATTTGGTGCTCATAGATGGATAGCCACCCTCCAGAGGCAATGTGAATGCTTGGCAATCCTCATGTCCTCATCCATCTCAAGCGACGATCACACag CATTAAGCCAGGCCGGCAGGAGAAGCATGTTGAAGCTGGCACAGCGCATGACCAGTAACTTCTGTTCTGGCGTCTGCGCCTCGTCGGCTCGCAAGTGGGACAGCCTTCACATTGGAACCTTGGATGATGACATGAGAGTAATGACGAGGAAGAATGTGGATGACCCTGGGGAGCCTCCAGGCATTGTCCTCAGTGCCGCCACTTCTGTTTGGGTGCCGGTGTCACGGCAAAGGCTGTTCGAGTTTCTGCGCGACGAACGGCTTAGAAGTGAGTGGGACATTCTGTCCAACGGTGGACCTATGCAGGAGATGGTCCACATTGCCAAAGGCCAAGGACATGGAAATTGTGTTTCTCTCTTACGTGCTAAT GGTGTGAATGCGAATGATAGCAGCATGGTGATTCTGCAAGAGACATGGACAGATGCATCGTGCTCGGTGGTAGTATATGCACCGGTGGATGTGCCGTCGTTGAACGTGGTGATGAGCGGTGGTGATTCTGCATATGTTGCACTCTTGCCTTCGGGTTTTGCCATTCTCCCCGATGGTCATTCGTCGTCCGGCTCCAAGGGCGGCAGCAGCGACGACGGAGGGGGAAGCTTGCTGACGGTTGGATTCCAAATCTTGGTGAATAGCCTGCCAACAGCAAAGCTTACAGTGGAGTCGGTGGATACTGTGAATAACTTGATCTCATGCACCATTCACAAGATCAAAGCTGCACTCACACTTTCATAA
- the LOC107618772 gene encoding homeobox-leucine zipper protein ANTHOCYANINLESS 2 isoform X3 has protein sequence MVCEYDYDYEIHQRKMEGHSDMGLIGENFDTSLIGRLRDDEYESRSGSDNFEGASGDDQDAGDDQPRRKKRYHRHTPHQIQELETFFKECPHPDEKQRLDLSKRLGLENKQVKFWFQNRRTQMKTQLERHENIMLRQENEKLRAENSLMKEAMSNPVCNNCGGPAIPGQISFEEHQIRIENARLRDELNRICALANKFLGKPISSLTNPMALPTSNSGLELGIGRNGIGVSSPFGAPLQMGLDLGDGVLGTQPAISGMKSPLGLMGNDVQLERSMVVDVALAAMDELIKMAQADSPLWIKGFDGEREVLNHEEYARMFNPCIGPKPAGYVTEATRETGIVIINSLALVETLMDANRWLEMFPSMIARAVTLDVISNGMGGTRNGALQLMHSEIQLLSPLVPIRQVRFLRFCKQHAEGVWAVVDVSVEIGRDAANAQPFMSCRRLPSGCVVHDMPNGYSKVTWVEHWQYDDSVVHQLYRPLINSGFGFGAHRWIATLQRQCECLAILMSSSISSDDHTALSQAGRRSMLKLAQRMTSNFCSGVCASSARKWDSLHIGTLDDDMRVMTRKNVDDPGEPPGIVLSAATSVWVPVSRQRLFEFLRDERLRSEWDILSNGGPMQEMVHIAKGQGHGNCVSLLRANGVNANDSSMVILQETWTDASCSVVVYAPVDVPSLNVVMSGGDSAYVALLPSGFAILPDGHSSSGSKGGSSDDGGGSLLTVGFQILVNSLPTAKLTVESVDTVNNLISCTIHKIKAALTLS, from the exons ATGGTGTGTGAATATGACTATGACTATGAGATACAT CAGAGAAAAATGGAGGGTCATAGTGATATGGGTCTCATAGGGGAAAATTTTGACACCAGTTTGATTGGGAGGTTGAGAGATGATGAGTATGAGAGCAGGTCGGGAAGCGATAATTTTGAAGGCGCTTCCGGTGATGATCAGGATGCCGGTGATGACCAGCCACGGAGGAAGAAGAGATACCATAGACATACTCCTCACCAAATTCAAGAGCTTGAGAC TTTCTTCAAAGAGTGTCCTCATCCTGATGAGAAACAAAGGTTGGATCTTAGTAAGAGGCTTGGCTTGGAGAATAAGCAAGTCAAATTCTGGTTTCAGAATAGGAGAACCCAAATGAAG ACCCAATTGGAACGGCATGAGAACATAATGCTTAGACAGGAGAATGAGAAGCTCAGAGCTGAGAATAGTTTGATGAAGGAAGCCATGTCAAACCCAGTGTGTAACAACTGTGGTGGCCCAGCCATTCCTGGCCAAATTTCATTCGAGGAGCACCAGATTCGAATTGAAAATGCTCGACTGAGGGATGAATTGAACCGCATATGTGCCTTGGCAAACAAGTTCCTTGGCAAGCCAATCTCATCACTGACCAATCCCATGGCTCTCCCAACCTCAAATTCTGGTCTAGAACTCGGTATTGGAAGGAATGGGATTGGTGTTTCGAGCCCCTTTGGAGCTCCCTTGCAGATGGGACTTGATTTAGGAGATGGAGTATTAGGCACTCAACCAGCAATATCTGGAATGAAGTCACCATTGGGATTGATGGGAAATGATGTTCAGCTTGAGAGATCTATGGTTGTAGATGTTGCACTGGCTGCCATGGATGAATTGATTAAGATGGCTCAGGCAGATAGCCCTCTTTGGATTAAGGGCTTTGATGGTGAGAGGGAGGTACTGAATCATGAAGAGTATGCAAGGATGTTCAATCCTTGTATTGGTCCCAAACCTGCTGGTTATGTAACTGAAGCTACAAGAGAAACTGGGATAGTAATCATCAACAGTTTGGCCCTTGTGGAAACTTTGATGGATGCG AATCGATGGTTAGAGATGTTTCCATCAATGATTGCTAGAGCTGTCACCCTTGATGTTATATCTAATGGCATGGGTGGAACCAGAAATGGTGCTTTGCAACTG ATGCATTCGGAGATTCAATTACTTTCACCACTAGTCCCTATTCGTCAAGTGAGGTTCCTCCGGTTCTGTAAGCAGCATGCGGAAGGTGTTTGGGCTGTAGTCGACGTTTCTGTTGAGATTGGTCGCGATGCTGCGAATGCACAGCCATTCATGAGCTGTCGGAGGCTTCCTTCTGGCTGCGTTGTGCACGATATGCCCAATGGTTACTCCAAG GTTACTTGGGTTGAACATTGGCAGTACGATGATAGTGTGGTGCACCAACTGTATCGGCCATTGATCAATTCTGGCTTTGGATTTGGTGCTCATAGATGGATAGCCACCCTCCAGAGGCAATGTGAATGCTTGGCAATCCTCATGTCCTCATCCATCTCAAGCGACGATCACACag CATTAAGCCAGGCCGGCAGGAGAAGCATGTTGAAGCTGGCACAGCGCATGACCAGTAACTTCTGTTCTGGCGTCTGCGCCTCGTCGGCTCGCAAGTGGGACAGCCTTCACATTGGAACCTTGGATGATGACATGAGAGTAATGACGAGGAAGAATGTGGATGACCCTGGGGAGCCTCCAGGCATTGTCCTCAGTGCCGCCACTTCTGTTTGGGTGCCGGTGTCACGGCAAAGGCTGTTCGAGTTTCTGCGCGACGAACGGCTTAGAAGTGAGTGGGACATTCTGTCCAACGGTGGACCTATGCAGGAGATGGTCCACATTGCCAAAGGCCAAGGACATGGAAATTGTGTTTCTCTCTTACGTGCTAAT GGTGTGAATGCGAATGATAGCAGCATGGTGATTCTGCAAGAGACATGGACAGATGCATCGTGCTCGGTGGTAGTATATGCACCGGTGGATGTGCCGTCGTTGAACGTGGTGATGAGCGGTGGTGATTCTGCATATGTTGCACTCTTGCCTTCGGGTTTTGCCATTCTCCCCGATGGTCATTCGTCGTCCGGCTCCAAGGGCGGCAGCAGCGACGACGGAGGGGGAAGCTTGCTGACGGTTGGATTCCAAATCTTGGTGAATAGCCTGCCAACAGCAAAGCTTACAGTGGAGTCGGTGGATACTGTGAATAACTTGATCTCATGCACCATTCACAAGATCAAAGCTGCACTCACACTTTCATAA
- the LOC107618772 gene encoding homeobox-leucine zipper protein ANTHOCYANINLESS 2 isoform X4 has protein sequence MEGHSDMGLIGENFDTSLIGRLRDDEYESRSGSDNFEGASGDDQDAGDDQPRRKKRYHRHTPHQIQELETFFKECPHPDEKQRLDLSKRLGLENKQVKFWFQNRRTQMKTQLERHENIMLRQENEKLRAENSLMKEAMSNPVCNNCGGPAIPGQISFEEHQIRIENARLRDELNRICALANKFLGKPISSLTNPMALPTSNSGLELGIGRNGIGVSSPFGAPLQMGLDLGDGVLGTQPAISGMKSPLGLMGNDVQLERSMVVDVALAAMDELIKMAQADSPLWIKGFDGEREVLNHEEYARMFNPCIGPKPAGYVTEATRETGIVIINSLALVETLMDANRWLEMFPSMIARAVTLDVISNGMGGTRNGALQLMHSEIQLLSPLVPIRQVRFLRFCKQHAEGVWAVVDVSVEIGRDAANAQPFMSCRRLPSGCVVHDMPNGYSKVTWVEHWQYDDSVVHQLYRPLINSGFGFGAHRWIATLQRQCECLAILMSSSISSDDHTALSQAGRRSMLKLAQRMTSNFCSGVCASSARKWDSLHIGTLDDDMRVMTRKNVDDPGEPPGIVLSAATSVWVPVSRQRLFEFLRDERLRSEWDILSNGGPMQEMVHIAKGQGHGNCVSLLRANGVNANDSSMVILQETWTDASCSVVVYAPVDVPSLNVVMSGGDSAYVALLPSGFAILPDGHSSSGSKGGSSDDGGGSLLTVGFQILVNSLPTAKLTVESVDTVNNLISCTIHKIKAALTLS, from the exons ATGGAGGGTCATAGTGATATGGGTCTCATAGGGGAAAATTTTGACACCAGTTTGATTGGGAGGTTGAGAGATGATGAGTATGAGAGCAGGTCGGGAAGCGATAATTTTGAAGGCGCTTCCGGTGATGATCAGGATGCCGGTGATGACCAGCCACGGAGGAAGAAGAGATACCATAGACATACTCCTCACCAAATTCAAGAGCTTGAGAC TTTCTTCAAAGAGTGTCCTCATCCTGATGAGAAACAAAGGTTGGATCTTAGTAAGAGGCTTGGCTTGGAGAATAAGCAAGTCAAATTCTGGTTTCAGAATAGGAGAACCCAAATGAAG ACCCAATTGGAACGGCATGAGAACATAATGCTTAGACAGGAGAATGAGAAGCTCAGAGCTGAGAATAGTTTGATGAAGGAAGCCATGTCAAACCCAGTGTGTAACAACTGTGGTGGCCCAGCCATTCCTGGCCAAATTTCATTCGAGGAGCACCAGATTCGAATTGAAAATGCTCGACTGAGGGATGAATTGAACCGCATATGTGCCTTGGCAAACAAGTTCCTTGGCAAGCCAATCTCATCACTGACCAATCCCATGGCTCTCCCAACCTCAAATTCTGGTCTAGAACTCGGTATTGGAAGGAATGGGATTGGTGTTTCGAGCCCCTTTGGAGCTCCCTTGCAGATGGGACTTGATTTAGGAGATGGAGTATTAGGCACTCAACCAGCAATATCTGGAATGAAGTCACCATTGGGATTGATGGGAAATGATGTTCAGCTTGAGAGATCTATGGTTGTAGATGTTGCACTGGCTGCCATGGATGAATTGATTAAGATGGCTCAGGCAGATAGCCCTCTTTGGATTAAGGGCTTTGATGGTGAGAGGGAGGTACTGAATCATGAAGAGTATGCAAGGATGTTCAATCCTTGTATTGGTCCCAAACCTGCTGGTTATGTAACTGAAGCTACAAGAGAAACTGGGATAGTAATCATCAACAGTTTGGCCCTTGTGGAAACTTTGATGGATGCG AATCGATGGTTAGAGATGTTTCCATCAATGATTGCTAGAGCTGTCACCCTTGATGTTATATCTAATGGCATGGGTGGAACCAGAAATGGTGCTTTGCAACTG ATGCATTCGGAGATTCAATTACTTTCACCACTAGTCCCTATTCGTCAAGTGAGGTTCCTCCGGTTCTGTAAGCAGCATGCGGAAGGTGTTTGGGCTGTAGTCGACGTTTCTGTTGAGATTGGTCGCGATGCTGCGAATGCACAGCCATTCATGAGCTGTCGGAGGCTTCCTTCTGGCTGCGTTGTGCACGATATGCCCAATGGTTACTCCAAG GTTACTTGGGTTGAACATTGGCAGTACGATGATAGTGTGGTGCACCAACTGTATCGGCCATTGATCAATTCTGGCTTTGGATTTGGTGCTCATAGATGGATAGCCACCCTCCAGAGGCAATGTGAATGCTTGGCAATCCTCATGTCCTCATCCATCTCAAGCGACGATCACACag CATTAAGCCAGGCCGGCAGGAGAAGCATGTTGAAGCTGGCACAGCGCATGACCAGTAACTTCTGTTCTGGCGTCTGCGCCTCGTCGGCTCGCAAGTGGGACAGCCTTCACATTGGAACCTTGGATGATGACATGAGAGTAATGACGAGGAAGAATGTGGATGACCCTGGGGAGCCTCCAGGCATTGTCCTCAGTGCCGCCACTTCTGTTTGGGTGCCGGTGTCACGGCAAAGGCTGTTCGAGTTTCTGCGCGACGAACGGCTTAGAAGTGAGTGGGACATTCTGTCCAACGGTGGACCTATGCAGGAGATGGTCCACATTGCCAAAGGCCAAGGACATGGAAATTGTGTTTCTCTCTTACGTGCTAAT GGTGTGAATGCGAATGATAGCAGCATGGTGATTCTGCAAGAGACATGGACAGATGCATCGTGCTCGGTGGTAGTATATGCACCGGTGGATGTGCCGTCGTTGAACGTGGTGATGAGCGGTGGTGATTCTGCATATGTTGCACTCTTGCCTTCGGGTTTTGCCATTCTCCCCGATGGTCATTCGTCGTCCGGCTCCAAGGGCGGCAGCAGCGACGACGGAGGGGGAAGCTTGCTGACGGTTGGATTCCAAATCTTGGTGAATAGCCTGCCAACAGCAAAGCTTACAGTGGAGTCGGTGGATACTGTGAATAACTTGATCTCATGCACCATTCACAAGATCAAAGCTGCACTCACACTTTCATAA
- the LOC107618772 gene encoding homeobox-leucine zipper protein ANTHOCYANINLESS 2 isoform X2 — protein sequence MGFEGSISTNSGNSNRAVLNDISQPIPSSLQNPSSFSFSARKMEGHSDMGLIGENFDTSLIGRLRDDEYESRSGSDNFEGASGDDQDAGDDQPRRKKRYHRHTPHQIQELETFFKECPHPDEKQRLDLSKRLGLENKQVKFWFQNRRTQMKTQLERHENIMLRQENEKLRAENSLMKEAMSNPVCNNCGGPAIPGQISFEEHQIRIENARLRDELNRICALANKFLGKPISSLTNPMALPTSNSGLELGIGRNGIGVSSPFGAPLQMGLDLGDGVLGTQPAISGMKSPLGLMGNDVQLERSMVVDVALAAMDELIKMAQADSPLWIKGFDGEREVLNHEEYARMFNPCIGPKPAGYVTEATRETGIVIINSLALVETLMDANRWLEMFPSMIARAVTLDVISNGMGGTRNGALQLMHSEIQLLSPLVPIRQVRFLRFCKQHAEGVWAVVDVSVEIGRDAANAQPFMSCRRLPSGCVVHDMPNGYSKVTWVEHWQYDDSVVHQLYRPLINSGFGFGAHRWIATLQRQCECLAILMSSSISSDDHTALSQAGRRSMLKLAQRMTSNFCSGVCASSARKWDSLHIGTLDDDMRVMTRKNVDDPGEPPGIVLSAATSVWVPVSRQRLFEFLRDERLRSEWDILSNGGPMQEMVHIAKGQGHGNCVSLLRANGVNANDSSMVILQETWTDASCSVVVYAPVDVPSLNVVMSGGDSAYVALLPSGFAILPDGHSSSGSKGGSSDDGGGSLLTVGFQILVNSLPTAKLTVESVDTVNNLISCTIHKIKAALTLS from the exons ATGGGGTTTGAGGGTTCGATTAGCACCAACAGTGGGAACAGTAACAGAGCTGTGTTGAATGATATTTCCCAACCTATTCCCAGTTCATTGCAAAATCCATCTTCCTTCTCTTTCTCAGCT AGAAAAATGGAGGGTCATAGTGATATGGGTCTCATAGGGGAAAATTTTGACACCAGTTTGATTGGGAGGTTGAGAGATGATGAGTATGAGAGCAGGTCGGGAAGCGATAATTTTGAAGGCGCTTCCGGTGATGATCAGGATGCCGGTGATGACCAGCCACGGAGGAAGAAGAGATACCATAGACATACTCCTCACCAAATTCAAGAGCTTGAGAC TTTCTTCAAAGAGTGTCCTCATCCTGATGAGAAACAAAGGTTGGATCTTAGTAAGAGGCTTGGCTTGGAGAATAAGCAAGTCAAATTCTGGTTTCAGAATAGGAGAACCCAAATGAAG ACCCAATTGGAACGGCATGAGAACATAATGCTTAGACAGGAGAATGAGAAGCTCAGAGCTGAGAATAGTTTGATGAAGGAAGCCATGTCAAACCCAGTGTGTAACAACTGTGGTGGCCCAGCCATTCCTGGCCAAATTTCATTCGAGGAGCACCAGATTCGAATTGAAAATGCTCGACTGAGGGATGAATTGAACCGCATATGTGCCTTGGCAAACAAGTTCCTTGGCAAGCCAATCTCATCACTGACCAATCCCATGGCTCTCCCAACCTCAAATTCTGGTCTAGAACTCGGTATTGGAAGGAATGGGATTGGTGTTTCGAGCCCCTTTGGAGCTCCCTTGCAGATGGGACTTGATTTAGGAGATGGAGTATTAGGCACTCAACCAGCAATATCTGGAATGAAGTCACCATTGGGATTGATGGGAAATGATGTTCAGCTTGAGAGATCTATGGTTGTAGATGTTGCACTGGCTGCCATGGATGAATTGATTAAGATGGCTCAGGCAGATAGCCCTCTTTGGATTAAGGGCTTTGATGGTGAGAGGGAGGTACTGAATCATGAAGAGTATGCAAGGATGTTCAATCCTTGTATTGGTCCCAAACCTGCTGGTTATGTAACTGAAGCTACAAGAGAAACTGGGATAGTAATCATCAACAGTTTGGCCCTTGTGGAAACTTTGATGGATGCG AATCGATGGTTAGAGATGTTTCCATCAATGATTGCTAGAGCTGTCACCCTTGATGTTATATCTAATGGCATGGGTGGAACCAGAAATGGTGCTTTGCAACTG ATGCATTCGGAGATTCAATTACTTTCACCACTAGTCCCTATTCGTCAAGTGAGGTTCCTCCGGTTCTGTAAGCAGCATGCGGAAGGTGTTTGGGCTGTAGTCGACGTTTCTGTTGAGATTGGTCGCGATGCTGCGAATGCACAGCCATTCATGAGCTGTCGGAGGCTTCCTTCTGGCTGCGTTGTGCACGATATGCCCAATGGTTACTCCAAG GTTACTTGGGTTGAACATTGGCAGTACGATGATAGTGTGGTGCACCAACTGTATCGGCCATTGATCAATTCTGGCTTTGGATTTGGTGCTCATAGATGGATAGCCACCCTCCAGAGGCAATGTGAATGCTTGGCAATCCTCATGTCCTCATCCATCTCAAGCGACGATCACACag CATTAAGCCAGGCCGGCAGGAGAAGCATGTTGAAGCTGGCACAGCGCATGACCAGTAACTTCTGTTCTGGCGTCTGCGCCTCGTCGGCTCGCAAGTGGGACAGCCTTCACATTGGAACCTTGGATGATGACATGAGAGTAATGACGAGGAAGAATGTGGATGACCCTGGGGAGCCTCCAGGCATTGTCCTCAGTGCCGCCACTTCTGTTTGGGTGCCGGTGTCACGGCAAAGGCTGTTCGAGTTTCTGCGCGACGAACGGCTTAGAAGTGAGTGGGACATTCTGTCCAACGGTGGACCTATGCAGGAGATGGTCCACATTGCCAAAGGCCAAGGACATGGAAATTGTGTTTCTCTCTTACGTGCTAAT GGTGTGAATGCGAATGATAGCAGCATGGTGATTCTGCAAGAGACATGGACAGATGCATCGTGCTCGGTGGTAGTATATGCACCGGTGGATGTGCCGTCGTTGAACGTGGTGATGAGCGGTGGTGATTCTGCATATGTTGCACTCTTGCCTTCGGGTTTTGCCATTCTCCCCGATGGTCATTCGTCGTCCGGCTCCAAGGGCGGCAGCAGCGACGACGGAGGGGGAAGCTTGCTGACGGTTGGATTCCAAATCTTGGTGAATAGCCTGCCAACAGCAAAGCTTACAGTGGAGTCGGTGGATACTGTGAATAACTTGATCTCATGCACCATTCACAAGATCAAAGCTGCACTCACACTTTCATAA